One genomic window of Tachypleus tridentatus isolate NWPU-2018 chromosome 12, ASM421037v1, whole genome shotgun sequence includes the following:
- the LOC143235532 gene encoding innexin unc-9-like, whose amino-acid sequence MSYFFRLHDLIGGLHVPIDDGIDKLNRKYTLLVFLFLALPIFTKQYIGDPIQCFSPTYFTDAQARYVNSYCWTASTYFLVTVDKDEETFGSAKHFDSEEINYSGFDVYTVQRKRLRRIYVSYYQWSTVILMVQGICFHLPFIIWSACAHNAGIKLRRLLKQASDIASLPPGCQQRDSLLNEFVDQFNTLVTKNAGWCTDLLCRFPLIGCRCVAGPSRYLALLYMLVKIFYLANVGVQFLLLSAFLGKGYIQYGFEILRHLAASGDWWNSPRFPLQTLCQVRAAMQGALQTYVCRCVLPINVFNEKIYSVIWFYLAILLPLNAVSLIVWIWRSLPCNRLAFIRLCLWRTRLVTMSEVSRTARKISSNYLGWDGVFVLRLIEQNHGSAMATIIITRLWEFYSSQMKPQEEGNSDVEVTPMAIGILPVAPSISWHSSHSGTCQLSHFGQQTFPSTKRQIPNSYWGK is encoded by the coding sequence ATGTCCTACTTCTTCCGCCTCCACGACCTGATCGGGGGCCTTCACGTGCCTATCGACGATGGCATAGACAAACTGAACCGGAAGTACACCTTGCTGGTTTTTCTGTTTCTTGCACTTCCCATCTTTACCAAACAGTATATTGGAGATCCCATACAATGTTTCAGCCCCACTTACTTCACAGATGCCCAAGCCCGTTACGTTAATAGCTATTGTTGGACAGCTTCAACTTACTTCTTGGTCACAGTTGACAAGGATGAAGAAACATTTGGCTCAGCGAAGCACTTTGATTCCgaagaaataaattatagtggTTTCGACGTGTACACTGTACAGAGGAAGAGGTTACGGCGAATTTATGTAAGCTACTATCAGTGGTCCACTGTTATTTTAATGGTGCAGggtatttgttttcatttgccTTTTATTATTTGGAGCGCCTGCGCACACAACGCAGGCATCAAGTTGCGCCGTCTTCTGAAGCAAGCTTCTGATATTGCATCCCTGCCACCAGGATGTCAACAACGGGATTCTCTCTTGAATGAATTTGTTGACCAATTCAACACTCTTGTAACCAAGAACGCAGGATGGTGTACGGATCTTCTGTGTCGCTTTCCTTTAATAGGGTGTCGTTGTGTCGCAGGACCAAGTCGTTACTTGGCTTTGTTATATATGTTAGTGAAGATTTTTTACTTAGCCAATGTGGGCGTTCAGTTTCTACTTCTCAGCGCCTTTTTGGGTAAAGGTTACATTCAATACGGGTTTGAAATTTTACGCCACTTGGCAGCGAGCGGAGACTGGTGGAATTCCCCTCGATTCCCTTTGCAGACTTTATGTCAAGTCCGAGCGGCCATGCAGGGTGCCCTCCAGACCTACGTCTGCAGATGTGTTCTGCCTATCAATGTTTTTAACGAAAAGATATATTCTGTCATCTGGTTTTATTTAGCCATTCTTCTTCCGCTCAATGCGGTTAGTCTTATAGTATGGATATGGAGAAGTCTTCCTTGTAATCGACTTGCCTTTATCAGATTATGTCTGTGGAGAACAAGACTGGTCACTATGAGTGAGGTTTCCAGAACGGCTAGGAAGATATCATCTAATTACCTCGGCTGGGATGGTGTTTTTGTACTTCGACTGATTGAACAAAACCACGGGAGCGCCATGGCCACAATCATTATCACCAGGCTTTGGGAATTCTATTCAAGTCAAATGAAACCACAGGAAGAAGGGAACAGTGACGTAGAAGTAACACCAATGGCTATAGGTATTCTTCCTGTAGCGCCATCTATATCTTGGCATTCCTCTCACTCTGGAACATGCCAACTTAGCCATTTTGGCCAGCAGACTTTTCCCTCTACAAAACGTCAAATTCCTAATAGTTACTGGGGAAAATGa